The Candidatus Bathyarchaeota archaeon region TTCAATCTGATCGATCATCGGTATCTCTGCAATCACTGCACCGACTACTACAATAGGCTCTGCAGTCTCATTAATGATTCCTCGGGGTCCTAGACCCTTTTTGACAAGAGAATAAAGAACGTAGCTTCCAACCGTGGACCCGTGACCGTGCGGAAAACATAGGATCTTTCCAGAGACACTTTTGCCGTAGAGGTCGTGACCTTTTTCAACAATTATTCCGGTCTCAACATCTATTCCTGCAAGGAAACTAAGGGGTTTGGTCGAGACTAATGCCACTCCCTTTGCATGCCCTGAAACTACTGGTCGACCTTTAAGAACAAAAGCCATCTTTCCACCACGTGACATAATGCAATGAAACTTTGTTCATCTAATATGAAATTTTAGCGGAGAAGGGGAGACTTCCGAAAAGCTTCTCAGCTGCTTTCTGAACTTTTTCCATACACTCTTTCTCCGTGTAGACTCTTATGATGTTCATGAAGCCTTTGAGCACATCAAATATTCCCGATAACTCACTGAGGCGACAAACAAACTTTTTTCCGTCTCTCGTGGTGTTCGATATCGGTATCTCCATAGGCTCCATTGGAAAAGCATTATGGTATGGAACAGAGGGAAGTGTGGGAACATCAATTATAACCTTTTCAGGATCGACGCCGGCTTCCTCGGCAATCTCATCCCTCATAATGTTTCGGATCCCTTCAACATTGAATATGCTTGGCACAATTCTGTCCTTTAAATAAAATGGGGGAGGGTCATAGACACATTTAATCAGTCTCCTTCTCTCTAACCTCTCTATAATTTCTCTTGACTTTTCGTTTTCCTTCAACTTTGTCCATAATACATAATCATCTAGAGACAAGTATTCCTCTGGGGAACTGAAGTCTGTGAGGCCTAATTCATCCTTTGCCAGCTCTAATGCAGATGCAAGCATTATCTGGACGGCTCTACCGACGCGATGAAAGTATATACTCTTGAAGGATTCGATCCTAGCTAGAATGAATGACTCCAAGGCAGAAAGGGCTCCAATATCAACGGTCAAATTCCCATCCGTAACGTCCATCGTATCCACTAATCTAGCTACATCGACATATCCATACTCCGCCCCTGTATGATAAGTGTCCCTGACAACAAAGTCAAGCTTGTCTACGTCAACAGCGCTTCTGATTATCTGATCAATATACGTCTTCCCAGGCCTATTTAATAGGCCAACAGAAAGCATGCTTATGTCTTTCGCATCATACCCAAGTTTACTAAGGATTTCTCCTATCTCCGAGTTAAGAATTATCCAACTCGTCATATCTTCATGCGTCTTGCCAAGGAATTTAGTCAAAAGATGCTCAAAGACATGAGAGAAGGGTCCATGGCCTATATCGTGGAGCATAGAAGCAATCCTGACTGTACGTGTCTCATCTTCAGAGATTAATTGTGATATTCTCGGATTGCTTGTCAAACGGTCGGCTAAGCATAATACTCCTAATGAATGCTCAAACCTTGTATGATTGGCTCCTGGATATACAAACTCTGCGCCGGCTAGCTGCCTAATCCTTCTCAGCCTCTGGAACGGATAAGAATCTATTATTTCCTTTTCATCTTCTGTAATGTAAATGTAGCCATATATAGGGTCTTTAATCTCACCCCAGTATTTGCGCGTTTTCATACGTCTCACCAATCACTCTCAAGGAAATCTTATCCCGATAATGCGTCATGTCAATTTTTGCATCTCCTTCTCCCTTCTCTCAGCAATCTCCAATAGCGCCCTATAATATTCGCCTGTCTCGATTTTGTTACATATATTTCCCAGCGCTTCATGTACATTCCTGAAGTATTCTTTGTCAGATTCCATAATCTTTCTTTTCTGAATGGATAACGCGCGATGCCTGATGCCCAGTCCAGCCTCTCTAATCGAAAGGTAAAGTATCCTATGCTCAACCTCTATCAATTGTGGTGAAATCTCTTGAGCTAAGGAGACAAGTTCTTCTCCGATCAATCTGAGTTTAGTAATATCCCATGAAAGCATATAGCCTTCATTCCTAGTCAAGATCTCTCTAAGTCTTGTCTGCAAAAAGCCTAATATTGGCAGGAACTTTTCCATCGGTTTGTCCTCAACAAAATATTGAGAGATCAACGTTTTAAGGTTGTCTATTAGAAGAACGAAAGTCTTAATTCTCTCGCCTTTCTATTCAATTGCTATTCTCGTTTGGCGGGTAAGAAGTTGAGGGCGGGTTTCTGGAAGGGTGTCGGGTTTGGGCTCACATCAGGAGTTATTACGACGCTGGGCCTCATAATCGGGCTTCACTCTGGCACTCAATCGAAGATCGCTGTGATAGTTGGCATCGTTGTTCTAGCAATAGCAGACGCACTTTCAGACAGTATGGGAATCCATATATCTGAGGAGGCTGAAAACGAACATACTTCGAAAGAGATATGGGAATCCTCATTTTTCACGTTTTTCTCAAAGTTTTTTATTGCTATGTCCTTTGTCTTGCCAGTTGTTCTTTTGGAGGAGCCTCTAAGCATTCTTGTTA contains the following coding sequences:
- a CDS encoding HD domain-containing protein — encoded protein: MKTRKYWGEIKDPIYGYIYITEDEKEIIDSYPFQRLRRIRQLAGAEFVYPGANHTRFEHSLGVLCLADRLTSNPRISQLISEDETRTVRIASMLHDIGHGPFSHVFEHLLTKFLGKTHEDMTSWIILNSEIGEILSKLGYDAKDISMLSVGLLNRPGKTYIDQIIRSAVDVDKLDFVVRDTYHTGAEYGYVDVARLVDTMDVTDGNLTVDIGALSALESFILARIESFKSIYFHRVGRAVQIMLASALELAKDELGLTDFSSPEEYLSLDDYVLWTKLKENEKSREIIERLERRRLIKCVYDPPPFYLKDRIVPSIFNVEGIRNIMRDEIAEEAGVDPEKVIIDVPTLPSVPYHNAFPMEPMEIPISNTTRDGKKFVCRLSELSGIFDVLKGFMNIIRVYTEKECMEKVQKAAEKLFGSLPFSAKISY
- a CDS encoding DUF126 domain-containing protein yields the protein MAFVLKGRPVVSGHAKGVALVSTKPLSFLAGIDVETGIIVEKGHDLYGKSVSGKILCFPHGHGSTVGSYVLYSLVKKGLGPRGIINETAEPIVVVGAVIAEIPMIDQIEIARIRSGDLIELDGESGMARIVRA